The genomic region CCTACAAGGTGGTCGACGGCATCGTGTGGGGCGGGGTCATCCTCCCGAGCGCCTCGCCCAACGTCGCACGGGAGATCGCCCTCGACGTGGGGCTCGGCGCCGCATGCGAAGGCATGACGGTGACCCGGGCCTGCGCGTCGGGCCTTCAGGCCATCACCCTCGCCGCCGCGGCCATCGAGCGAGGCGAGGCGGACGTGCTCATCGCCGGCGGGAGCGACTCGACGAGCAACGCCGAGATCAAGCTCCCCCAACGCGTCGTGCACGCCCTCGCGCCGCTCGCGCTGGGTAAGCCCACGCCCGCCGACGTGCTCGGGGCGCTCGCGCAGCTCGCCCCGTTCACCGACGTGTTCCCGAGGGCGCCGAAGATCGCCGAGCGCTCGACCGGCGAGGTCATGGGCGAGAGCGCCGAGCGCATGGCGCGGCGCAACGAGATCTCGCGCGAGGCCCAAGACGCCTTCGCGCTCACGAGCCACAAGCGGGCCGCGCAGGCGATCGCCGACGGGCTCTTCGACGACGAGGTCGTCCCCGTGCGCCTGCCCGACGGCCGCGAGATCCGGGTCGACGGCCTCGTGCGCGCCGACACCACCCTGGAGAAGCTCGCGAAGCTGCGCCCCGTGTTCGCGAAGGACGGCACGCTCACGGCCGGCAACTCGAGCGCCCTCACGGATGGCGCCAGCGCGGTCCTCCTCATGAGCGAACACAAGGCGCGCGCCCTGGGCCTGGCCCCGCTCGCGTCGTTCAGGTCGTGGTCGTACGTGGGCGTAGACCCCCGAGACCAGCTGCTCATCGGGCCCGCCATCGCGGTGCCACGCGCGCTCGAGCGCGCGGGGCTCGCCCTCGCCGACGTCGATCTCGTCGACCTCCACGAGGCCTTCGCCGCGCAGGTGCTGAGCGTGACCAAGGCGCTCGGGAGCGCGGCCTTCGCGAGGGCGCGTCTCGGGCGCGAAGAGGCGGTCGGCGACATCGATCCCGCGCGACTGAATGTGCACGGAGGCTCCCTGGCGCTCGGTCACCCGTTCGGGGCGACCGGCGCGCGCATGGTCACCACCATGGCCAACGCGCTCGCGCGCACCGGCAAGCGCACGGCCGTGCTCGGCATCTGCGCCGCGGGGGGCCTCGGCGCCGCCGCGGTGCTCGAGCGGTTCGAGTGAGCCCGGACACCCATGCGGTCTGCATGGGTGCAGAGTGCAAATACTGGCTTGGTCCAAGCGCGAGGCACGCAGAAATCACGG from Myxococcales bacterium harbors:
- a CDS encoding acetyl-CoA C-acyltransferase: MSRSENIRQNRGRAVVIRGARTPFVRAFGDLTRVDTIALGATAVRGLLEKVGLSYKVVDGIVWGGVILPSASPNVAREIALDVGLGAACEGMTVTRACASGLQAITLAAAAIERGEADVLIAGGSDSTSNAEIKLPQRVVHALAPLALGKPTPADVLGALAQLAPFTDVFPRAPKIAERSTGEVMGESAERMARRNEISREAQDAFALTSHKRAAQAIADGLFDDEVVPVRLPDGREIRVDGLVRADTTLEKLAKLRPVFAKDGTLTAGNSSALTDGASAVLLMSEHKARALGLAPLASFRSWSYVGVDPRDQLLIGPAIAVPRALERAGLALADVDLVDLHEAFAAQVLSVTKALGSAAFARARLGREEAVGDIDPARLNVHGGSLALGHPFGATGARMVTTMANALARTGKRTAVLGICAAGGLGAAAVLERFE